In the Syntrophales bacterium genome, one interval contains:
- a CDS encoding sulfide-dependent adenosine diphosphate thiazole synthase: MALSEITITRAIIDRFSQKFMEYVEVDTAIVGGGPAGLVAAYFLAKAGIKVAIFERKLSIGGGMWGGGMMFNEIVVQEEAKGILDMFDISTREYEPGYYTADAIESVTTICSHATRAGAKIFNCMSVEDVVIREGRVIGLVITWSPVAIAGLHVDPLTITAKNIIDATGHDTEVLRVIVRKADIKLYTESGGIMGERSMWADKAEPLTVENTKKICPGVYVAGMSANAAFGGPRMGPIFGGMLLSGKKVAELIIDKT, encoded by the coding sequence ATGGCACTGAGCGAAATTACAATAACAAGGGCAATAATTGACCGATTTTCACAGAAATTTATGGAATATGTAGAGGTTGACACGGCCATTGTAGGCGGAGGTCCCGCTGGTCTGGTGGCAGCATATTTCCTTGCAAAAGCTGGTATCAAGGTAGCGATATTCGAGCGAAAACTCTCCATCGGCGGCGGAATGTGGGGTGGCGGAATGATGTTCAATGAAATAGTGGTGCAGGAAGAAGCCAAGGGAATCCTCGATATGTTCGATATTAGTACCAGAGAATATGAACCTGGTTACTATACGGCCGATGCGATCGAATCCGTCACGACGATCTGCTCACATGCTACAAGGGCAGGCGCCAAAATCTTCAATTGTATGAGTGTGGAGGATGTTGTGATCCGCGAGGGACGCGTAATCGGTCTCGTCATTACCTGGTCGCCGGTTGCAATAGCAGGCCTTCACGTAGACCCACTCACTATCACAGCAAAAAATATTATTGATGCAACAGGGCACGACACCGAGGTGCTTCGCGTAATTGTTCGAAAAGCAGACATAAAATTATACACGGAAAGCGGAGGAATAATGGGAGAGCGCTCCATGTGGGCGGATAAGGCAGAACCGCTGACAGTTGAAAATACGAAAAAGATTTGCCCCGGCGTTTACGTGGCGGGAATGTCGGCCAATGCCGCCTTTGGAGGCCCAAGAATGGGACCGATATTCGGTGGAATGCTTCTCTCCGGCAAGAAGGTAGCGGAATTAATTATTGACAAAACTTAA
- the thiD gene encoding bifunctional hydroxymethylpyrimidine kinase/phosphomethylpyrimidine kinase, translated as MSVKRVLTIAGSDSGGGAGIQADLKTITVLGGFGMSVITALTAQNTLGIYGVHEVPEDFIEKQFDAVATDIGIDAAKTGMLATGKILKTIAKMVRKYQIDKLVVDPVMVAKGGAALIEEDAQNSLIEELVPLALVITPNIPEAEVLSKIRISSVDDMKKSAAIIYDLGAKNIVIKGGHLMGDAVDILYDGKNFHEFTSERIDTLDTHGTGCTYSAAIATELAKGESVFEAVKKAKEYITTAIMFSLRIGGGHGPINHLAPILQEK; from the coding sequence ATGAGCGTAAAGAGGGTTCTGACCATAGCCGGGTCGGATTCCGGTGGCGGTGCCGGAATACAGGCGGACCTGAAGACGATTACGGTCTTAGGCGGGTTCGGCATGAGCGTAATAACCGCTCTTACCGCCCAGAACACACTTGGCATTTATGGTGTTCATGAGGTCCCTGAAGATTTTATAGAAAAGCAGTTTGATGCAGTAGCCACAGATATAGGAATCGATGCGGCTAAAACCGGGATGCTTGCCACCGGTAAAATATTAAAAACAATTGCAAAAATGGTAAGGAAATACCAAATCGACAAACTGGTCGTGGATCCGGTCATGGTAGCAAAGGGAGGAGCTGCCCTGATAGAAGAAGATGCCCAAAATTCCCTGATAGAGGAACTCGTACCTTTAGCCCTTGTGATTACTCCCAACATTCCCGAGGCCGAGGTATTATCAAAAATAAGGATATCATCCGTGGATGATATGAAGAAATCCGCAGCGATTATTTACGATTTAGGGGCAAAAAACATAGTCATCAAGGGCGGACACCTGATGGGAGATGCCGTGGATATCCTTTACGACGGTAAAAATTTCCATGAGTTTACTTCTGAAAGGATAGATACATTGGACACCCACGGTACGGGATGCACATATTCTGCCGCCATTGCCACGGAGCTTGCCAAAGGGGAATCTGTCTTTGAAGCCGTAAAAAAGGCAAAGGAATATATAACAACTGCCATCATGTTTTCACTGCGGATAGGTGGAGGACATGGGCCAATTAATCATCTTGCTCCCATTTTGCAAGAGAAGTGA